The following are from one region of the Oreochromis aureus strain Israel breed Guangdong linkage group 1, ZZ_aureus, whole genome shotgun sequence genome:
- the ca7 gene encoding carbonic anhydrase 7 — MTGHHWGYGKEDGPSSWYKNYPVAEGNRQSPIDIVPNEASRDRNLGPLMINYDHCTSINISNNGHSVVVEFNDSDDRSVIKGGPLDNPYRLKQFHFHWGGKGHEGSEHTVSGKGFASELHLVHWNAVKYKTYGEASTAPDGLAVLGIFLETGDDHRWLHMITDVLYTVKYKGSITDFKGFNPKCLLPSSLHFWTYLGSLTTPPLHESVIWIVLKEPIEVSEKQLGMLRMLLFTEEEDNQKMRMENNFRPPQPLKGRRVRSSN, encoded by the exons ATGACGGGACATCACTGGGGATACGGGAAGGAGGACG GTCCTTCTTCATGGTATAAAAACTACCCCGTTGCAGAGGGGAACCGGCAATCACCAATTGATATTGTCCCCAATGAGGCTTCACGTGACCGCAATCTGGGCCCTTTAATGATAAACTACGACCACTGCACCTCCATTAACATCTCCAACAATGGACACTCCGTAGTTGTGGAGTTCAATGACTCCGATGATCGTTCAG TGATCAAGGGAGGCCCACTCGATAACCCCTACAGACTGAAACAATTTCATTTCCACTGGGGTGGAAAAGGACACGAAGGCTCTGAGCACACTGTTTCAGGAAAAGGCTTTGCATCTGAG CTTCATTTAGTTCACTGGAATGCTGTCAAGTACAAAACATATGGAGAGGCATCAACTGCACCCGATGGTCTTGCCGTTCTTGGCATCTTTTTAGAA ACAGGTGATGACCACAGATGGCTCCACATGATAACGGATGTTCTGTACACGGTGAAGTATAAA GGCAGTATCACAGATTTCAAAGGTTTCAACCCCAAGTGCCTGCTTCCCAGCAGTCTTCACTTCTGGACCTACCTCGGCTCTCTAACCACACCTCCGCTGCACGAGAGCGTTATCTGGATCGTCCTGAAGGAGCCAATCGAAGTGTCTGAAAAGCAG CTGGGGATGCTCAGAATGCTTCTGTTCACCGAAGAGGAAGACAATCAGAAGATGCGGATGGAAAACAACTTCAGGCCTCCCCAGCCTCTAAAAGGGAGGAGAGTGCGTTCCTCCAATTAA